Within the Candidatus Poribacteria bacterium genome, the region TCATGGGGGTTTCATTCATGATGCCTGAACCCCTGATCTTTATTACTACATTTCATACAATACAATAGAATCCTATGGCAAAACATGTAGTTGCAACCGTAGACGAAATTCCGCCGGGTGAACGCAAAATCGTCGAACTTGAAGGACGATCACTCGGCGTTTTTAATATTAATGGCGAGTTTTATGCCGTGCGGAATATCTGTCCCCATCAGGGCGCACCCCTATGCGAGGGACGTCTGACAGGGCTTCTTCAGTCCGATGTACCCGGTGAATACACATACACCCGCAAAGGCGAAATTTTGCGATGCGTCTGGCACGGTTGGGAGTTTGATATCAAAACGGGACAGTCGTGGTGGAACCCAGCGCAGAAGCGTGTCAGAAAGTACCCGGTGGAGGTAGAGGACGGGGCGACGGTGGCGTCAGGGCTGCAAAAGGGACCGTACACCGCCGAGACCTATTCCGTAACCGTCGATCAGCAGTATGTGGTCATTGACATACCCGAATAACGGACGTGAATCCAACCTTTCCCGCTGTAAAATATCAGTGACTCCCCGAAGCAAATCTGTTATACACCCTTTAGAACACGATGGCTATTTTTCGG harbors:
- a CDS encoding Rieske 2Fe-2S domain-containing protein, with protein sequence MAKHVVATVDEIPPGERKIVELEGRSLGVFNINGEFYAVRNICPHQGAPLCEGRLTGLLQSDVPGEYTYTRKGEILRCVWHGWEFDIKTGQSWWNPAQKRVRKYPVEVEDGATVASGLQKGPYTAETYSVTVDQQYVVIDIPE